A segment of the Rattus norvegicus strain BN/NHsdMcwi chromosome 16, GRCr8, whole genome shotgun sequence genome:
GCctcataacttgggaacacacaGTGTACCTTAAAGTTTGTGTTTCTGGTTCTTGGCACCCATCTACGGTGGCCCAGCTAGCTCTTCAAATGCAAACAGTGGTTTTGGTCACGGCAGAGCAGGAATGCCAAACCGGTGCGGTTTGGGTCACAGCAGAGCAAGCATGCCAAACGGAAGGGTTTAAGGGAGAGCACCTCTGCAAACCATTTGGATTCCAGCACACGGGGATgtcaagacaaacaaaacaggcTCAACTTTTCTTCCTGGAGAACAAGGGCTGGGTTGCAGAGCCTTGTTACCACACAGCAACCAGCAAAAATTACTGCTGTAGAGACTGGGCCTTCCTCTGAAGGATACGTCTCCGTGAGGAAAGATGCTAACTTCTTCACTGTTTGATGGCTCCCGGTCTACCAGGGGGATGCATGCTGACCCTGAGAAAATGGGAACTGCCCTAAGATTACATACCTTGGTGACCAAGACCTCTAGTGAGATGACAGGGCAATGAGAGACACTTTCATTGAGAGGCTGACAGATAGGAAATGCTGACCTAATCTCTCATTTGACCTAGACGAAATCTCCTTGTGGTGGCAGCCCTCAACAGCCTCCTAAGCCCACACTCGGAGGAGCCTATGCTGTCCCTGTGCAGTCAACACAGCAAAGCGCTGTGTCCTTTCTTATATGACCACGTGGATTCCAGCTTCCTTTGGAAGGGGCTGTAAATCGGCTGTAGAGAAGGCAAGCGAAAGATCCGGCCTCTGAGGTCTGCGGCTCCCCGACGGCAAgttaatgaaacaccatgacccggAACCTACAAAGAGCACGTCCTACTGATCAGCCACTGTCTCTGGATCCCGGGGACCCGACCCTCACCAGGTCCTGTCCTGAGACACCTGCCACACCAGTCTCAGTCTAGCAGTCAAGACTCAGAAAAATGGCTCTTTCTTTACCAACTGGTAAAGTCACGTTCATACACAGAAGTACCTGCTGTGCCCATAAAGGAGCCCGTGACATCCCACCCTTCCTCATCCCGGCTCCCCAAGACCATCTGATGTTTGTAACACTGGGTGTCTGCCTCCTCTCATTCCCAGCTACACCACGTCCTCCAAGctccacccccccaaccccccacccccaactcatcTGACATGGACCACTGATAACCAGTCCTATACAATCTACCTCATGCTACCTTTTTTAATGGGTACATGATACACCCCAGTAAAATCCTTACTCCTCTGCACCCACCATGGCAGCACACAGAGAGATGACGACAAAGACCGCATGCGCGCACGTGGACCAAAGGCTCTACACTGGCGCAGGCTCAGGGAAAAGGTGACCACCTCGCTGGACAAAGGTAATACTTGCAACTAAAAAAAGTAACAGAGCAGCAGACCTCAGCCGTAAAAATGACAGTAAGGCGTGCTCTGCTGACCCAGAGGGCTGGTATAACAATTGCATAAGACAAtgtaaaggaaaaatacaccataACACTGAACACAGAGTAAACGGTGTCATCATATCAACTTGGAAACAGTTCAGACAGGGCCCGGCTGTGGGCCTAGGGTAAATGTGGCTTTTATTTCCTCTCAGGGAAAGAAGTAAAGGGTGGCTTTCCCAGGTACCCCAACCTAAGGTAAGGTGGGTGTGCTCCAGAGGTTGGGGCTAGAATTGCCAGATCATTCCGACAGACTCCTCTGTGTCCACTCGCTGGCGCTTGATGCAGGGAGGGTGTAGGTGAGAGTCATTACCCTGGAGTAGCAGCTCAGTATCAACAGAGGCACAAGGAGGTATGTGCTGGTATTCACAAAATGGAAGGCAGAGCAGGTGCCCTGAGTGAGGAGCAGGACTGGGTGGCCGATCCACACCCAGTGTCTGCCGGGTACAAGGCCTGACTGCTGTGGCTCTCCTCCCAAGGGCCCCAGGGGCCCAGAAGCATCACTGCGTCCTATGGCTGGTCCCTTAAATGTCCATCTCAAACTGTGACTCTTCACctgcagagagaggagacagacagccaATAAACAAGTAGCAAACGGAAGCACTCCAGGCTTAGAGGCCAGAGAGAAGACGTCGTCTTTGTTAGTCTCATAGGTCAGGTGGAAGCGAGAGCTGCTGccaaagagaaacaagagaaGTTGACTAGGCTAGGAGAGGAGCTTCCTCATAAGCGCGGCGGTGACAGTGCTGAATTTTCTATAAATCCGATTTTTAGTACGTGGCCTAAGGGGTGGAGCTTTGTGTCCTGTGTCCAGTTAAggaaatttaaaagtacacctacatcaccaccactaccaccacctaaCTCTATAGAGGGCAACCAAGCCATTGTTCAGGGTTGAGAGGTAATATACCATCAGAAACTAGGAGTGGCAGGTGCAAGAGTAAATGGCAGTCTTCAGTTAACGGTGACAATTTCAGGTGTCGCCTAACTTCATCCTCTGTCATCTTTGGCTTGGGGTGAGAAGGTAAAGGTGAGAGGTTCTGTGCAATGACTGGGGAAATCACTCCACCCTTGAACATGTGGCAGGGACCCACACGTGTAGCCTGGTAACCACTTGTCATGCTGCTCTCCGCAGGCAGTCAAATCCACCTTCCTACTGCTATCTacttccctccacccccaccccgccccagtcCATCTCAGTCTAAATGTTGTCTGTCTTGGGCTGCTGGGCTGCCAGGGTAAATAGGAATCCTATCCTACAGAGCCATGGGGTGTCAGCAACTCCCTGTCTGAGCCTGCTGCTCTGCCTTTAGGGTAGGGAGTCAGAAGTGGTCCCGTGACTGCAGGGATGTGGACAAGCTTGCGAAACACGGTCCCACACCAGAGAGTTCACACTGACTGCCAGGGTGGCCGCTTTGATTGTTTTCGGGAGGAGGGGGGCACCAGGAAGGACCTAGATATAAATGTCAGCGCTTCTGTGACAATAGGAGGCATTGTCTGCCTGTCCTCATCAATAATCCACTTAATGACCAGTAACCCTGCCAGGAGGTACCTGGATTTACTTTTTATCTTGTAGACGTGTAATTTCCTAGAGGGGAAGTACGCCGTGTCTTTGATAAGCTGTCTCCTTGCATCAAGAGTATCACTGCTGTGTTCCACTAATATAGAGAGGCGGGATGATGAAAGGCGCTGGGTAAAGCCTACGTCACTTAAATCAGCTCCTTAATGACCTGACGCATAAGATCCTTGAGGGCTTTGGAGCTTTGTAGGGGGCAAGCTGGCACCAATAAGAGTTCCAGTTCCCATTCATCCCCCACCCTCTGGTCTCATCACAGCTGCCCCTCAAAGGGTGGATGGTCACCATCACCCTCACCCCGAAACGTGGAATTCCTAAGAACAGACAATCCCCCTCCCAGTTCAGGGCCTGGACAGGACTCACCACCTGCCCGCTTATCTTCCGGGCTGCTGTGCAGatggctctggctggcctgcatGGGAGGCTCATCGCTGGTAGGGCTAGTGACCCCTGGAATGGTTGGCAGGTCCTTTGGGGGTGTTTTGGCCACAGGCGAGTTCCGACACTCCATCAGGAATTTCCGGTCATAGATGATTCTGGTTCCTGGTGAGAAAGGTGTGATAAGGGAGTTGGTAAGGACTCCTGGAACCCCTTTGCCTGTTGCTTTTCCCGCTTCCTGTGAAGAAGCAGTCACAGCAGAGGCGGCAGTTTCCTTCATACAATCTGGACCAAAAGGGGAGTCAGGCTGACCAAGGGTCCTGCCAACCTGACCACATCTCTGCTCCACTGCCTACCCTCCAACACCATTTGGGGAGCCTCTCCCCAGTAGAGTGCTTGCTGGCCACCAAGATGCATCTTTGTTTTCTCAGAGAACACCCTATGCTATATAGTCTCTCGACCTCCCACCCCTCAATCCTCCCTGTCAGTTACACATGACAAGCACAGCACACAGAAAAGGTGGTCACCCCTGTCAAGGCACCATTCCATCCCACAGGACTCCAGCAGGTCGATCATTTACAACAGAAAGACAATGGGTCCCTCCCTGCAGAGACTTttccctgccaggtctttgcagAAAGAGGAAACGCTCTATCCAATCCAGAAAGGACTTAGGCTGAGCCTTTCTCCAAACCTCAGTACATCGACCTGCCTGCATCACTCTTGAAGGGCAGGCAGGGACGCCAGTCCCATTCTACCCGACCTCCTATCACAAGTTAGTCTCATTCCCCGGGGTAGGGGTCAGTCTCAGTGCGCTGTTCTCTAGCGGTAAACCACACTCAGGATCCTCCGCCCAGGCAGCCGCCTGAACACCACCATATAAAGGAACGTTTCCCAAGGTGAGGGAGCACGATCACTGTGGGAGACCCGTGAGGTGTCGGTGAGTGGATGAACTTATCCACAGTCTCCCGGGGCCTCTAACACAGCAGCACTGGTGGTCTATTTTTAACCCTTCGACTTCCTGATCACTTTCTTCCCAGCACATCTCCAGCAGACAATGGTATCCAGCTGGAATTTAAAAACTGTCTTTGCCTTACTATTTATAGTTAGTTTACCCTCGGCCGATGACAAGTCTGCTTCCTCGTACGCAATGGCGGTAGCCAGCTTCCTTCTGGGACTACACACCATTAgttacatattatataatgttatataccaggcgtaaagaaaataaattaagggCTGGCTAGGTGGCTCAGCTGGCAAAGGCACCTACCTGTCACCAAACCTGGTGTCCTGAGCCCAAAACCAGAAACCTGCACGCAGAAGAGAATCAATTCTCACAagatgtcttctgacctccatatgca
Coding sequences within it:
- the Eif4ebp1 gene encoding eukaryotic translation initiation factor 4E-binding protein 1 → MSAGSSCSQTPSRAIPTRRVALGDGVQLPPGDYSTTPGGTLFSTTPGGTRIIYDRKFLMECRNSPVAKTPPKDLPTIPGVTSPTSDEPPMQASQSHLHSSPEDKRAGGEESQFEMDI